In Thauera sp. JM12B12, one DNA window encodes the following:
- a CDS encoding RibD family protein, with the protein MLDLFLPWVAAPGPLTIGQLGQSLDGRIATESGASHYINGLEARTHLHRLRALVDAVVVGVGTVNADDPQLTVRHVSGPNPVRVVLDPRGRADPAAKLFTDGVARTLHLVGQTLAAPYAAQAKVAERVACRRVGLAVDERGFDPADVIALLHASDCRRVLIEGGGVTVSRFLEAGQLDRLHLLVAPMLIGSGRPGLDLPVIDKLDDALRPECRLFMCGGDSLYDLRFR; encoded by the coding sequence ATGCTCGATCTGTTCCTGCCCTGGGTTGCCGCGCCCGGGCCGCTCACGATCGGACAGCTCGGCCAGAGCCTGGACGGCCGGATCGCCACCGAGAGCGGCGCGTCGCACTACATCAACGGCCTCGAGGCGCGCACTCACCTGCATCGGCTGCGCGCCCTCGTCGATGCGGTCGTGGTCGGTGTGGGCACGGTCAATGCCGATGACCCGCAGCTGACCGTGCGCCACGTGAGCGGCCCGAACCCGGTGCGCGTGGTGCTCGATCCGCGGGGGCGGGCAGACCCTGCAGCGAAGCTTTTCACCGATGGCGTGGCGAGGACGCTTCACTTAGTCGGCCAGACGCTGGCGGCACCGTACGCCGCGCAGGCAAAGGTCGCGGAGCGCGTTGCCTGCAGACGTGTCGGGCTCGCGGTGGATGAGCGCGGCTTCGATCCCGCCGACGTGATCGCGCTGCTCCACGCCTCGGACTGCCGGCGCGTGCTCATCGAAGGCGGTGGGGTCACGGTGTCGCGCTTCCTCGAAGCAGGACAGCTCGACCGGCTCCATCTGCTGGTCGCACCGATGCTGATCGGGTCGGGACGCCCAGGGCTGGACCTGCCGGTGATAGACAAGCTCGACGATGCCTTGCGGCCCGAGTGCAGGCTTTTCATGTGCGGCGGGGACAGCCTGTACGACCTGAGATTCCGATGA
- the ribA gene encoding GTP cyclohydrolase II has product MRQAERALFDLRRGLPILLRQPGRDAVVSAVEGLDDAALAAMQALTGAPARLVLSQHRMAALGQHDAPEAAALALSPLPSARALRDLAWTRNAVLPAGANQTQGAAIERAALRLLGRAQLVPAAVVCDVVAERVEAVNAEMASGRLLAVTAAEALQLCESGPGTLTRISEARVPLAEAENSRFVLFREADGVHEHVAIVIGDAAQWPDAVPVRLHSSCLTGDLFGSLRCDCGEQLRRGVAAINALGGGVLLYLSQEGRGIGLANKLRAYGLQDEGLDTIDADQVIGFSKDERDFRVAHEMLDQLGVNQVLLLTNNPSKVEALQHAGINVVARQAIYGEVTEQNQRYLKTKASRHGHWLHELLNEQGEPASATPESLPAPATIARD; this is encoded by the coding sequence ATGCGCCAAGCCGAGCGTGCCCTCTTCGACCTGCGACGCGGACTTCCTATCCTGCTGCGCCAACCCGGCCGTGACGCGGTGGTGTCTGCGGTCGAGGGCCTCGATGACGCGGCGCTCGCCGCCATGCAGGCCCTCACCGGCGCCCCGGCGCGGCTCGTCCTCAGCCAGCATCGCATGGCGGCGCTCGGTCAGCACGATGCTCCGGAAGCCGCGGCGCTCGCATTGTCGCCGCTGCCGTCCGCCCGCGCCCTGCGCGACCTCGCCTGGACGCGCAACGCAGTCCTGCCCGCAGGCGCCAACCAGACCCAGGGCGCGGCGATCGAGCGTGCCGCCCTGCGCCTGCTCGGCCGCGCGCAGCTCGTTCCGGCAGCCGTCGTCTGCGACGTCGTCGCCGAGCGCGTCGAGGCCGTGAACGCCGAGATGGCGAGCGGCCGCCTGCTCGCCGTCACCGCGGCCGAAGCGCTGCAGCTGTGCGAAAGCGGCCCGGGTACGCTGACACGAATCAGCGAGGCGCGCGTGCCGCTCGCCGAGGCAGAGAACAGCCGCTTCGTGCTCTTTCGCGAAGCCGACGGCGTGCACGAGCACGTCGCCATCGTGATCGGAGATGCCGCGCAATGGCCGGACGCGGTACCGGTGCGCCTGCACTCGTCCTGCCTCACCGGCGACCTCTTCGGCAGCCTGCGCTGCGACTGCGGCGAGCAGCTGCGCCGCGGCGTGGCCGCGATCAACGCCCTCGGCGGCGGCGTGCTGCTCTACCTGTCGCAGGAGGGGCGCGGCATCGGCCTCGCCAACAAGCTGCGCGCCTACGGGCTGCAGGACGAAGGCCTCGACACGATCGACGCCGACCAGGTCATCGGTTTTTCGAAGGACGAGCGCGACTTCCGCGTCGCCCACGAGATGCTCGACCAGCTCGGCGTGAACCAGGTCCTCCTGCTGACCAACAATCCGAGCAAGGTCGAGGCCCTGCAGCATGCCGGCATCAACGTCGTCGCACGCCAGGCCATCTACGGCGAAGTCACCGAGCAGAATCAGCGCTACCTGAAGACCAAGGCCAGCCGTCACGGCCACTGGCTGCACGAACTGCTCAACGAGCAGGGCGAGCCGGCCTCCGCGACGCCCGAGAGCCTGCCTGCGCCGGCCACCATCGCGCGCGATTGA
- a CDS encoding creatininase family protein, which yields MPFIDEPAGTTPMTDTAAHGAASPWWQDRTPQEIAALAAADGVALLPLAAIEQHGEHLPLSTDLDIALGLVDAALPRVRAGVPVCVLPPLAVGLSLEHSAFAGTLSLRPETALAVMVELGERVAAAGFRRLVLFNSHGGNKALVDLAALKLRVECRMLVVRANYFRFAPPPDALPADELRHGLHGGALETAMMLHLAPAKVRSGRVGNFDSLGRHLAAAGRLLGPEGEAGFAWMAQDLNPCGATGDARLATPALGDRLVQHFARQLARLVEEAHAFDLARLDGGALDRAD from the coding sequence ATGCCCTTCATCGACGAGCCCGCTGGAACGACCCCGATGACCGACACCGCAGCGCACGGCGCAGCAAGCCCATGGTGGCAGGACCGCACCCCGCAGGAGATCGCCGCGCTCGCGGCCGCGGATGGCGTGGCGCTGCTGCCGCTGGCCGCGATCGAACAGCACGGCGAGCACCTGCCGCTGTCGACCGACCTCGACATCGCGCTCGGCCTCGTCGACGCTGCGCTGCCACGGGTGCGCGCAGGCGTGCCGGTGTGCGTGCTGCCGCCGCTCGCGGTCGGCTTGAGCCTCGAGCACAGCGCCTTCGCAGGGACCCTGAGCCTGCGCCCGGAGACCGCTCTGGCGGTGATGGTGGAGCTGGGCGAGCGGGTGGCCGCGGCGGGCTTTCGTCGCCTCGTCCTCTTCAACAGTCATGGCGGCAACAAGGCGCTGGTCGATCTGGCCGCGCTGAAGCTGCGTGTCGAATGCCGGATGCTGGTCGTGCGCGCGAACTACTTCCGCTTTGCGCCCCCGCCGGACGCGCTGCCCGCGGACGAGCTCCGCCACGGCCTCCATGGTGGGGCGCTGGAGACGGCGATGATGCTGCATCTGGCGCCGGCCAAGGTACGCAGCGGGCGGGTCGGCAACTTCGACTCGCTCGGCCGGCATCTGGCGGCTGCCGGGCGATTGCTCGGCCCCGAGGGCGAGGCGGGCTTCGCGTGGATGGCGCAGGACCTCAACCCCTGCGGCGCCACGGGTGATGCGCGCCTCGCCACGCCGGCTCTGGGTGACCGCCTCGTGCAGCACTTCGCCCGCCAGCTCGCCCGCCTCGTCGAGGAGGCGCATGCATTCGATCTTGCCCGCCTCGATGGCGGTGCGCTCGACCGCGCTGACTGA
- a CDS encoding sulfatase-like hydrolase/transferase: MSLRRAALHALVAIGLLNLLLSFGNAWPTLWPRPEARLSLELAIVIAALALGGRRGPLRSGVLSLAAGLIAASILLHYTNVTVPAVFGRRLDLYWDGQHAWEVLKMGAASPSASKLVGVGVVLALAIAALYGLVRRCLAVLAGSLQHPRVRSSVLAAALVVSGVGLLAGQLGPAAQRAYAPTVAGLLAEQAGLLDRALIAADDERLLGASPAFDADLDTLEGADVIIVFAEAYGAITLDHPAFAAALVEPRRTLREAIEGSGRQVVSARLVSPTFGGGSWLAHAELLSGLDMRNQSDYRLLLTTRRPTLASHFAAHGYRTVGWMPGIQRPWPEGRFYGFDRIGTADTVGYGGPVFGYWRIPDQAAMALLQDQELGQRREDPHRPRLVVFPTISTHAPFRPLAPYVEDWAELHAGQPYAGAEAVAARAAPVSWEQPIPAYLAAMRYQFDWLAGWLKGHAPPDAVLIVIGDHQPIGTVTGPGADWDVPVHVITRNETLLARLVARGFVHGLVPQRPALGPMRAMTPLLIEAFGRD, encoded by the coding sequence ATGAGCCTGCGCCGCGCCGCACTCCACGCCCTCGTCGCGATCGGGCTGCTGAACCTCCTGCTGAGTTTCGGCAATGCCTGGCCCACGCTGTGGCCGCGACCGGAAGCGCGGCTGTCGCTGGAACTGGCCATCGTCATCGCTGCGCTCGCCCTGGGCGGCCGCCGCGGACCGCTGCGCAGCGGCGTCCTGAGCCTCGCCGCGGGCCTGATCGCGGCGAGCATCCTGCTTCACTATACGAACGTCACGGTACCCGCGGTCTTCGGACGCAGGCTCGATCTGTACTGGGACGGGCAGCACGCATGGGAGGTGCTGAAGATGGGCGCGGCCAGCCCCTCGGCGAGCAAGCTCGTGGGGGTCGGCGTCGTTCTCGCGCTCGCCATTGCCGCCCTCTACGGCCTCGTCCGCCGCTGCCTGGCCGTGCTCGCAGGCAGCTTGCAGCATCCGCGCGTTCGGTCATCGGTGCTGGCGGCAGCGCTCGTGGTCTCGGGGGTCGGGCTACTGGCCGGGCAACTCGGACCCGCAGCGCAACGCGCCTACGCGCCCACCGTCGCAGGCCTCCTTGCGGAGCAGGCGGGCCTGCTTGATCGCGCCCTGATCGCGGCCGACGACGAGCGGCTGCTCGGCGCGAGCCCGGCCTTCGATGCAGACCTCGACACGCTCGAGGGAGCCGACGTGATCATCGTGTTTGCCGAGGCCTATGGAGCGATCACGCTCGATCACCCCGCATTCGCCGCCGCCCTCGTCGAGCCGCGGCGCACGCTGCGCGAGGCGATCGAGGGCAGCGGCCGCCAGGTCGTGTCGGCCCGCCTCGTTTCGCCCACCTTCGGCGGGGGGTCCTGGCTGGCGCATGCGGAGTTGCTGTCCGGGCTCGACATGCGCAACCAGAGCGATTACCGGCTGCTGCTGACCACCCGAAGGCCTACCCTGGCAAGCCATTTCGCCGCTCACGGCTATCGCACCGTGGGCTGGATGCCCGGCATCCAGCGTCCCTGGCCCGAGGGGCGGTTCTACGGCTTCGACCGCATCGGAACCGCCGACACCGTGGGCTACGGGGGGCCGGTGTTCGGTTACTGGCGCATACCCGATCAGGCCGCGATGGCCTTGCTGCAGGACCAGGAGCTCGGCCAACGGCGCGAGGACCCGCACCGACCGCGCCTGGTCGTCTTCCCGACCATCAGCACCCATGCGCCCTTCCGCCCGCTTGCGCCGTATGTGGAGGATTGGGCCGAGTTGCACGCCGGCCAGCCCTACGCGGGCGCCGAGGCCGTCGCCGCCCGCGCCGCCCCGGTGTCCTGGGAGCAGCCGATCCCCGCCTATCTCGCCGCCATGCGCTATCAGTTCGACTGGCTGGCGGGCTGGCTGAAGGGACATGCGCCGCCCGACGCGGTGCTGATCGTCATCGGCGACCACCAGCCGATCGGCACCGTGACGGGCCCGGGGGCCGACTGGGACGTGCCGGTGCACGTGATCACCCGCAACGAGACCCTGCTCGCTCGCCTCGTCGCGCGCGGCTTCGTGCACGGCCTGGTGCCACAGCGCCCCGCGCTCGGTCCGATGCGCGCGATGACACCGCTGCTGATCGAAGCCTTCGGACGCGATTGA
- a CDS encoding diguanylate cyclase, which yields MTSERLSDACSEATRSPRARRSGRPGALPDLAIVIAALAAVVAIWLITLQRIALEREQAVEAAMKSNSNLAIAFEQQVSRTLKAAEQVAAFVCDQYVREGAGIDLHKLVDQRVIRDAAFTIVSVVDQDGDIVASTTRSAAGTVNYADRPFFTTQRDGTHDSLFVNPPVLGRVSGQWQIPMSLRISQADGSFGGVVVMSVAPANLTDFYSHADLGPQGLLELTGLDGVVRGRKTGNDSSFGLDAARLPWFVRRAEEAAGAFVDDGAALDGVARIVSYRGMADYPLMVTVGTSYAADLADVEQRRAHYRLMAWSASAALLVFATLLIVVLARQRAAARALHASEAVYRATFNQAAMGIAHIAPDGRILGANDKFCDMLGYTLEALRARSIFELSDPLHQDDARHFLAQRLSGAQPAGSPEIEKTYRRADGTTLWVCEALGVIADAHGEPDFLVAVAQDITARKDLEARLQHAALHDPLTALPNRVVFMDRLSRVLLSARRHGGRAAVLYIDLDGFKAVNDSHGHAAGDRLLVQVAQRLTACVRAEDTVSRFGGDEFGAVLANLTHTEDCEAVGRKIIDALAVPFDIDGVTVRISASVGAAVFPDDGDESATLLAHADTAMYAAKDAGKNRFSRRAPAA from the coding sequence ATGACGTCCGAACGGCTGTCGGATGCTTGCAGCGAAGCAACGCGATCGCCTCGCGCGCGGCGCTCCGGGCGACCCGGCGCCCTTCCTGACCTGGCAATCGTCATCGCGGCTCTCGCCGCAGTCGTCGCCATCTGGCTCATCACCCTGCAACGCATCGCGCTCGAGCGTGAGCAGGCCGTCGAAGCGGCGATGAAGTCGAACTCGAACCTCGCGATCGCGTTCGAGCAGCAGGTGTCCCGTACCCTCAAGGCCGCCGAGCAGGTTGCCGCCTTCGTGTGCGACCAGTACGTGCGCGAGGGCGCGGGGATCGACCTGCACAAGCTCGTCGATCAACGAGTGATCCGCGACGCCGCGTTCACGATCGTCAGCGTGGTCGACCAGGACGGAGACATCGTCGCCAGCACGACGCGTTCGGCGGCGGGCACGGTCAACTATGCCGACCGCCCGTTCTTCACCACCCAGCGCGACGGCACCCACGACAGCCTGTTCGTCAACCCGCCCGTGCTCGGCCGCGTTTCGGGACAGTGGCAGATCCCGATGTCGCTGCGGATCTCGCAAGCGGACGGCAGCTTCGGCGGCGTGGTGGTCATGTCCGTCGCCCCCGCCAACCTCACCGATTTCTACAGCCACGCCGACCTCGGCCCGCAAGGCCTGCTGGAGCTGACCGGGCTGGACGGCGTGGTGCGCGGGCGCAAGACCGGCAACGACAGCAGCTTCGGACTCGATGCCGCACGCCTGCCGTGGTTCGTCCGCCGCGCCGAAGAAGCGGCCGGCGCATTCGTCGACGACGGAGCCGCCCTCGACGGGGTGGCGCGCATCGTCAGCTATCGCGGCATGGCCGACTACCCCCTGATGGTCACCGTCGGCACGTCCTACGCAGCCGATCTCGCCGACGTCGAGCAAAGGCGAGCGCACTACCGCTTGATGGCATGGAGTGCCAGCGCGGCACTGCTGGTCTTTGCCACGCTTCTTATCGTCGTCCTCGCCCGCCAACGTGCGGCCGCACGCGCCCTTCATGCCAGCGAGGCGGTCTACCGCGCAACCTTCAACCAGGCTGCCATGGGCATCGCCCACATCGCGCCCGACGGCCGCATCCTCGGCGCCAACGACAAGTTCTGCGACATGCTCGGCTACACGCTCGAGGCCTTGCGCGCTCGCTCGATATTCGAGCTCAGCGACCCGCTACACCAGGACGACGCGCGCCACTTCCTGGCCCAGCGGCTATCCGGAGCCCAGCCGGCTGGCTCGCCCGAGATCGAGAAGACCTATCGCCGCGCGGACGGCACGACACTTTGGGTGTGCGAGGCGCTTGGCGTCATTGCCGACGCCCACGGCGAACCGGACTTCCTCGTCGCCGTCGCGCAAGACATCACGGCACGCAAGGACCTCGAAGCGCGCCTTCAGCATGCCGCGCTGCACGACCCGCTCACCGCGCTACCCAACCGCGTCGTATTCATGGACCGCCTGTCGCGGGTGCTCCTGAGCGCACGCCGCCACGGCGGCCGGGCCGCAGTGCTCTACATCGACCTCGATGGCTTCAAGGCCGTCAACGACAGCCACGGCCATGCCGCCGGGGATCGGCTGCTGGTACAGGTGGCACAACGCCTCACCGCCTGCGTACGGGCAGAGGACACGGTGTCGCGCTTCGGGGGCGACGAATTCGGCGCGGTACTGGCCAACCTGACGCACACGGAAGACTGCGAGGCGGTCGGCCGCAAGATCATCGACGCCCTTGCAGTGCCGTTCGACATCGACGGTGTGACGGTGCGCATCTCGGCCAGCGTGGGTGCTGCGGTCTTTCCTGACGACGGCGACGAGTCGGCGACGCTGCTCGCGCACGCCGACACCGCCATGTACGCAGCCAAGGACGCCGGCAAGAACCGCTTCTCCCGGCGCGCTCCGGCCGCCTGA
- the purT gene encoding formate-dependent phosphoribosylglycinamide formyltransferase has product MNLGTPLSDAALRVMLLGAGELGKEVIIALQRLGVEVIAVDRYPDAPGHQVAHRAHVIQMTDGAALRALVEQERPHLIVPEIEAIATAMLAEIEAAGLAEVIPTARATQLTMNREGIRRLAAETLGLPTSPYRFADSLEALQAAIDGGIGYPCIVKPVMSSSGKGQSTLRGPDDVRRAWDYAMQGGRVSQSRVIVEGFVDFEYEITLLTVRARDAHGEVQTYFCEPIGHLQVAGDYVESWQPQAMRPAALARAKEIAAAVTGDLGGRGVFGVELFVRGDEVWFSEVSPRPHDTGLVTLCSQRFSEFELHARAILGLPVDTALREPGASAVIYGGVDAQALRFEGVAEALAVPRSDLRLFGKPESFVKRRMGVAVANGADVAEARARAKLAASKVRPSRA; this is encoded by the coding sequence ATGAATCTCGGAACCCCGCTGTCGGACGCTGCGCTGCGCGTGATGCTGCTCGGCGCCGGCGAGCTCGGCAAGGAAGTCATCATCGCGCTGCAGCGCCTGGGCGTGGAGGTGATCGCGGTCGACCGCTATCCCGACGCGCCGGGGCATCAGGTGGCGCATCGTGCCCACGTGATCCAGATGACCGACGGTGCCGCGCTGCGCGCGCTGGTCGAGCAGGAGCGCCCGCACCTGATCGTGCCCGAGATCGAGGCGATCGCCACCGCCATGCTGGCCGAGATCGAGGCAGCCGGCCTGGCCGAGGTCATCCCGACCGCGCGCGCCACCCAGCTCACCATGAACCGCGAGGGCATCCGCCGGCTGGCGGCGGAGACGCTCGGCCTGCCCACCTCGCCCTACCGCTTCGCCGACTCCCTCGAGGCCCTGCAGGCGGCGATCGACGGTGGCATCGGCTATCCGTGCATCGTCAAGCCGGTGATGTCGTCCTCGGGCAAGGGGCAGTCCACGCTGCGCGGGCCGGACGACGTGCGCAGGGCGTGGGATTACGCGATGCAGGGCGGTCGGGTGAGCCAGAGCAGGGTCATCGTCGAGGGCTTCGTCGACTTCGAGTACGAGATCACCCTGCTCACGGTCCGTGCACGCGATGCGCACGGCGAGGTGCAGACCTACTTCTGCGAGCCGATCGGGCATCTGCAGGTGGCGGGCGACTACGTCGAGAGCTGGCAGCCGCAGGCGATGCGCCCCGCGGCGCTGGCGCGGGCGAAGGAGATCGCCGCGGCGGTCACCGGTGACCTGGGCGGGCGCGGGGTGTTCGGCGTCGAGCTGTTCGTGAGGGGCGACGAGGTGTGGTTCTCCGAGGTCAGCCCGCGTCCGCACGACACCGGGCTGGTCACGCTGTGCTCGCAGCGCTTCTCCGAGTTCGAGCTGCACGCGCGCGCGATCCTGGGGCTGCCGGTGGATACCGCGCTGCGTGAGCCGGGGGCGTCCGCGGTGATCTACGGCGGGGTCGATGCCCAGGCCTTGCGCTTCGAGGGCGTGGCCGAGGCGCTGGCGGTGCCGCGCAGCGACCTGCGCCTGTTCGGCAAGCCGGAGTCCTTCGTCAAGCGCCGCATGGGCGTGGCGGTCGCCAATGGCGCCGATGTCGCCGAGGCGCGCGCGCGCGCGAAGCTGGCGGCAAGCAAGGTGAGGCCGTCGAGGGCCTGA